The following are encoded in a window of Streptomyces antimycoticus genomic DNA:
- a CDS encoding Tn3 family transposase: MSLETMLTEIDKLLAVRAVGLPADLFSDVAPKVAAGWRARAAVESPSHLRTHPLPLRVTLLAALLHEREREITDTLVELLISTVHRIGARAEKKVTEQLVNAFKKVSGKENILFKLAEASIGEPEGTVREVVYPAVSGGEQTLRELVHEFKTRGPVYRRTVQTTLKASYTNHYRRGLIKLLDVLEFRSSNHTHRPVIEALALVARYAAAGNTTYYPLGETVPVHKAMGGDWAEVVHRTDKRGRRRVVRMVYEVVAFQALRDQLKCKEVWVVGADKWRNPDEDLPQDFAERREENYRELRKPLDAADFIDELREQMTTELTLLNDGMPRLSWLDIAERKSGAIRLTPAEAQPEPKNLRRIKSEVQRRWGIVPLIDMLKEAVLRTGCLDAVTSVSGGGSLLAEVLAERLLLVIYAYGTNTGIKAVASGGHGHTEDELRYVRRRYLSAEAARAIAIQIANATFAARSTEVWGQGSTAVASDSTHVRAYDQNLFTEWHSRYGGRGVLIYWHVEKKSLAIHSQLINCTASEVAAMVEGAMRHGTTMDVEANYTDSHGQSEIGFGITRLLNFDLLPRIKRINKAKLYRPVAGETDAYPALTPALTRPIRWELIAQQYDQMIKYATAIRTRTASTEAILRRFTRNASHLTYAAMLEVGRAQKTIFVARYLRLRDLQREIEEGLNVMESSNGANSVIAYGKGGEIVSNRRDEQEMFVLCLRILQSALVFVNTLMLQDILGEPEWADLLTPADRRGLTPLFWSHVRPYGEVNLDMDARLNLTAVTVHGPPHIGR, from the coding sequence GTGAGTCTGGAGACGATGCTCACCGAGATCGACAAGCTGCTCGCGGTGAGGGCGGTCGGGTTGCCGGCAGACCTGTTCTCCGATGTCGCGCCGAAGGTGGCGGCCGGGTGGCGGGCGCGGGCCGCGGTCGAATCCCCGTCCCATCTGCGGACGCACCCATTGCCGCTGCGGGTGACGCTGCTGGCCGCGCTGTTGCACGAGCGGGAGCGGGAGATCACGGACACGCTGGTGGAGCTGCTGATCTCCACGGTGCACCGGATCGGGGCGCGGGCGGAGAAGAAGGTCACCGAGCAGCTGGTCAACGCGTTCAAGAAGGTGTCGGGCAAGGAGAACATCCTCTTCAAGCTCGCCGAGGCGTCAATCGGTGAGCCGGAGGGCACGGTCCGCGAGGTCGTCTACCCGGCGGTGTCCGGCGGTGAGCAGACGCTGCGGGAGCTGGTGCACGAGTTCAAGACCCGCGGACCGGTCTACCGGCGCACGGTGCAGACCACGTTGAAGGCGTCGTACACCAACCACTACCGGCGCGGGCTGATCAAGCTGCTGGACGTGCTGGAGTTCCGCTCGTCCAACCACACCCACCGGCCGGTGATCGAGGCGCTGGCGCTGGTGGCCCGGTACGCGGCGGCGGGCAACACCACGTACTACCCGCTGGGCGAGACCGTGCCGGTGCACAAGGCGATGGGCGGGGACTGGGCCGAGGTCGTCCACCGCACCGACAAGCGGGGCCGACGCCGGGTGGTGCGCATGGTCTACGAGGTCGTCGCCTTCCAGGCCCTGCGCGACCAGCTCAAGTGCAAGGAGGTCTGGGTGGTCGGCGCCGATAAGTGGCGCAACCCCGACGAGGACCTGCCCCAGGACTTCGCCGAGCGGCGCGAGGAGAACTACCGCGAGCTGCGCAAGCCGCTGGACGCGGCCGACTTCATCGACGAGCTGCGCGAGCAGATGACCACCGAGCTGACGCTGCTGAACGATGGGATGCCGCGCTTGAGCTGGCTGGACATCGCCGAGCGGAAGTCCGGGGCGATCCGGCTGACTCCGGCCGAGGCCCAGCCCGAGCCGAAGAACCTGCGCAGGATCAAGAGCGAGGTACAGCGCCGGTGGGGCATCGTGCCGCTCATCGACATGCTCAAGGAAGCGGTGCTGCGCACCGGCTGCCTGGACGCGGTCACCTCGGTCTCCGGAGGCGGCAGTCTCTTGGCGGAGGTCCTGGCCGAGCGCCTGCTGTTGGTGATCTACGCCTACGGCACGAACACCGGGATCAAGGCCGTCGCCTCCGGCGGCCACGGCCACACCGAGGACGAACTGCGCTACGTACGCCGCCGGTACCTGTCCGCCGAGGCCGCCCGCGCCATCGCCATCCAGATCGCGAACGCCACCTTCGCCGCCCGCAGCACCGAGGTGTGGGGCCAGGGCTCGACCGCGGTCGCCTCCGACTCCACCCACGTGCGCGCCTACGACCAGAATCTATTCACCGAGTGGCACTCGCGCTACGGCGGCCGCGGGGTGCTCATCTACTGGCACGTGGAGAAGAAGTCCCTGGCCATCCACTCCCAGCTCATCAACTGCACGGCCTCCGAGGTCGCCGCGATGGTCGAGGGCGCCATGCGGCACGGCACCACCATGGACGTCGAGGCCAACTACACGGACAGCCACGGCCAGTCGGAAATCGGGTTCGGCATCACGAGGCTGCTGAACTTCGACCTGCTGCCGCGCATCAAGCGGATCAACAAGGCCAAGTTGTACCGGCCGGTGGCCGGCGAGACGGACGCCTACCCGGCGCTCACGCCTGCACTGACCCGCCCGATCCGCTGGGAACTCATCGCCCAGCAGTACGACCAGATGATCAAGTATGCGACCGCGATCCGTACGCGGACTGCGTCGACCGAGGCGATCCTGCGCCGCTTCACCCGCAACGCCTCCCACCTCACCTACGCGGCGATGCTGGAGGTCGGCCGCGCGCAGAAGACCATCTTCGTGGCCCGCTATCTGCGGCTTCGGGATCTCCAGCGGGAGATCGAGGAGGGCCTGAACGTGATGGAGTCCTCCAACGGCGCCAACAGTGTGATCGCCTACGGCAAGGGCGGGGAGATCGTCTCGAACCGACGGGACGAGCAGGAGATGTTCGTCTTGTGCCTGCGAATTTTGCAGTCGGCCCTGGTCTTCGTGAACACCCTGATGCTCCAGGACATCCTGGGCGAACCGGAGTGGGCCGACCTCCTCACCCCCGCCGATCGGCGCGGCTTGACCCCGTTGTTCTGGTCCCACGTCCGCCCGTACGGCGAGGTCAACCTCGACATGGACGCCCGCCTGAACCTCACTGCCGTCACTGTGCATGGCCCCCCGCACATCGGAAGATGA
- a CDS encoding DUF4158 domain-containing protein, translating into MARTPLDLDDLVEHWTLLKDEQALVSGKRGATRLGFAVLLKFYTQHGRFPRGRFELPGEVVEFVARQVQVPAAELDAYEWSGRTVEYHRAQIRGHLGFRECSVADADKLTGWLAEHVACKERRPEQVQVELLARCRAESIEPPTPGRCDRIVGAALRVAEETLTARISAWLTVESTERSRPGRGRRPGGRRRTR; encoded by the coding sequence GTGGCCCGTACCCCTTTGGACCTGGACGACCTGGTCGAGCACTGGACGCTGTTGAAGGACGAGCAGGCGCTTGTGTCCGGCAAGCGCGGTGCGACGCGGCTGGGCTTCGCCGTGTTGCTGAAGTTCTATACGCAGCACGGCCGGTTTCCTCGGGGCCGGTTCGAGTTGCCGGGCGAGGTAGTGGAGTTCGTCGCCCGGCAGGTACAGGTACCCGCCGCCGAACTGGACGCGTACGAGTGGAGCGGCCGGACGGTCGAGTACCACCGCGCCCAGATCCGAGGGCACCTGGGCTTTCGGGAGTGCAGCGTTGCGGACGCGGACAAGCTGACCGGCTGGCTCGCCGAGCACGTCGCGTGCAAGGAGCGGCGGCCAGAGCAGGTACAGGTGGAACTGCTCGCTCGCTGCCGCGCGGAGAGCATCGAGCCGCCGACTCCGGGGCGGTGCGACCGGATCGTGGGCGCCGCGCTGCGCGTGGCCGAGGAGACTCTGACGGCGAGGATCTCGGCGTGGCTCACGGTGGAGAGCACGGAGCGGAGTCGCCCTGGTCGCGGGCGCCGTCCAGGAGGACGACGCCGTACTCGGTGA
- a CDS encoding SDR family NAD(P)-dependent oxidoreductase, translating to MSTFEGKKLVVIGGASGMGFETAQQVIAEGGSAVIVGRPGQKLDDAVANLSRSGSAWSIAADLTDWGQVVEAQKELAENHSDATLLVNSAGFFLPKLFLDHEVADYDSYHDLNRSTFFLTQTVVRGMIAGGQGGAIVNVGSMWAHQALAITPGSAYSMAKAGLHALTHNLAVELAGEGIRVNAVAPAVTDTPLFAKVFPSDQLHASLEQLAGLHPLGRTGTPRDLASAITFLLSSESSWTTGAILNVDGGVMAGRN from the coding sequence ATGTCCACCTTCGAAGGCAAGAAGCTCGTCGTGATCGGCGGCGCCAGCGGCATGGGCTTCGAGACCGCGCAGCAGGTGATCGCGGAGGGCGGCAGTGCGGTCATCGTCGGCCGTCCGGGTCAGAAGCTCGACGATGCCGTGGCAAACCTGTCGCGCTCGGGCAGTGCGTGGTCGATCGCGGCTGATCTGACGGACTGGGGTCAGGTCGTCGAGGCGCAGAAGGAGCTGGCGGAGAACCACTCCGACGCCACTCTCCTCGTGAACTCGGCGGGGTTCTTCCTGCCCAAGCTGTTCCTCGACCACGAGGTCGCGGACTATGACTCCTATCACGATCTGAACAGGTCGACGTTCTTCCTGACGCAGACTGTCGTGCGGGGCATGATCGCTGGTGGCCAGGGCGGGGCGATCGTGAACGTCGGCAGTATGTGGGCGCACCAGGCCCTGGCCATTACGCCCGGGTCGGCCTACTCGATGGCCAAGGCGGGTCTGCACGCCCTGACGCACAACCTGGCCGTGGAACTCGCGGGCGAAGGCATCCGGGTCAACGCCGTGGCGCCCGCCGTCACCGACACCCCGCTGTTCGCGAAGGTCTTTCCTTCTGACCAGCTGCACGCTTCGCTGGAGCAGCTCGCCGGTCTGCACCCGCTGGGCCGAACGGGCACCCCGAGGGACCTGGCCTCCGCCATCACCTTCCTCCTCTCGTCGGAATCGAGCTGGACCACCGGTGCCATCCTCAACGTCGACGGCGGAGTCATGGCAGGCCGCAACTAA
- a CDS encoding TIGR02391 family protein produces MGAAARAINVQAQAKLGRRGVSEAKLLSNAFSTNSPTAGHPRLRLSPDDGGDTFKNRHDGAGNFARGVYSAIRSPIAHEEGDELEESEALEQLAAFSILARRWMLPR; encoded by the coding sequence GTGGGAGCCGCCGCTCGGGCCATCAACGTCCAGGCCCAGGCGAAGCTCGGACGAAGGGGTGTCTCCGAGGCGAAGCTCCTCTCCAACGCTTTCTCAACCAACAGCCCCACCGCTGGGCACCCGCGGCTGCGACTGAGCCCTGACGACGGGGGCGACACCTTCAAAAACCGCCACGACGGTGCTGGAAACTTCGCACGCGGCGTCTATTCAGCTATCCGCAGCCCCATCGCGCATGAAGAAGGAGATGAGCTGGAGGAGAGCGAGGCTCTGGAACAGCTGGCCGCGTTCAGCATCCTGGCAAGGCGGTGGATGCTGCCACGGTAG
- a CDS encoding uracil-DNA glycosylase family protein, whose amino-acid sequence MTAPDLERIRSEIIADPENAWATAANYQPIYVADEAARIVIVGQAPGRRAQESRIPWNDPSGARLIEWLGVDETTFRDPAQFALLPMDFYYPGKGAHGDLPLAGTSPPDGTRGSSRACPTFN is encoded by the coding sequence GTGACGGCACCCGACCTCGAGCGTATCCGCTCCGAGATCATCGCTGACCCTGAGAACGCCTGGGCCACAGCGGCGAACTATCAACCGATATACGTTGCCGACGAGGCAGCTCGAATCGTGATCGTGGGACAAGCACCCGGTCGCAGGGCACAAGAGTCGCGTATCCCGTGGAACGACCCGAGCGGAGCCCGCCTTATCGAGTGGCTCGGAGTCGACGAAACAACGTTTCGCGACCCAGCACAGTTCGCCCTCCTCCCAATGGACTTCTACTACCCCGGCAAGGGAGCCCACGGTGACCTTCCCCTCGCCGGGACTTCGCCGCCCGATGGCACCCGCG